From the Candidatus Pantoea soli genome, one window contains:
- a CDS encoding RepB family plasmid replication initiator protein, with product MADKESENKALLEPFLSVTKNSGEVIQLHPNKNNTVQPVALMRLGLFVPTLKSTARGKSGAMASTDATKELKNLSLVKAEGYEKITITGARLDMDNDFKTWAGIIQSFSRYPSKGDTVTLPFIDFVKMCGIPSANSSAALRKRLDASLRRIATNTLSFEGNGKAYHTHLVQSAYYDREKDLVRIQADPKLFELYNFDHKVLLQLRAISRLKRKESAQALYTYLESLPTNPAPISLARLRMRLNLGSKTTTQNHVVRRAMEQLKEIGYLDYSEVKRGRSVFFIIHSRTPKLDGISNLESIDSLEELDFED from the coding sequence ATGGCAGACAAAGAGAGTGAAAACAAGGCGTTACTTGAACCTTTTCTGTCGGTGACAAAAAACAGCGGTGAAGTTATTCAGCTTCATCCCAACAAAAATAACACCGTACAACCGGTCGCGCTGATGCGCCTGGGCTTGTTTGTTCCTACCCTGAAATCCACGGCACGTGGAAAATCCGGGGCAATGGCTTCCACGGACGCCACGAAAGAACTTAAAAACCTGTCGCTGGTAAAGGCCGAAGGTTATGAAAAGATTACCATTACCGGCGCGAGGCTGGATATGGATAACGATTTCAAAACCTGGGCGGGTATCATTCAGTCCTTTTCACGTTATCCGTCAAAAGGCGACACGGTGACGCTGCCGTTTATCGACTTCGTCAAAATGTGTGGGATCCCTTCTGCCAACTCCTCTGCGGCGCTGCGTAAGCGTCTGGACGCCTCGCTTCGTCGTATTGCCACCAACACGCTGTCGTTTGAGGGCAACGGCAAAGCCTACCATACGCACCTGGTTCAGTCGGCTTATTACGATCGCGAGAAAGATCTGGTGCGCATTCAGGCCGATCCAAAACTGTTCGAGCTGTATAATTTTGACCATAAGGTGCTGCTGCAGCTGCGGGCCATTTCACGGCTGAAGCGGAAAGAGTCGGCTCAGGCGCTCTATACGTACCTGGAGAGCCTGCCTACCAATCCCGCGCCGATCTCACTGGCAAGGTTGCGTATGCGGCTTAATCTGGGCTCAAAGACCACCACGCAGAACCACGTTGTGCGGCGTGCGATGGAACAGCTGAAAGAGATTGGCTATCTGGATTATTCAGAGGTGAAGCGAGGCCGCTCGGTGTTCTTTATTATTCATAGCCGCACGCCGAAGCTGGATGGCATCAGTAATCTGGAAAGCATCGATTCGCTTGAAGAACTGGATTTTGAAGACTGA
- a CDS encoding AAA family ATPase, which yields MANDDKQVLKVAQRSEKMLMSLTEQIQAQKEELQENSFYQVYAKAALAKLPKLTRASVDYAVNEMEENGYPFDKRAAGSSTKYAMSIQNIIDIYHHRGVPKYRDRHPEAFTIFVGNLKGGVSKTVSTVSLAHALRAHPHLLFEDLRILVIDLDPQSSATMFLNHERSVGLVEATAAQAMLQNVSRDELKNEFIVPSIIPGVDVLPASIDDAFIASRWEELCAEHLPQQNVHAVLYENVVAKLKKDYDFIFIDSGPHLDAFLKNAIAASDLLMTPVPPAQVDFHSTLKYLTRLPELIGIIEESGATCRLQGNIGFMSKLSNKADHKMCHSLAKEIFGGDMLDAALPRLDGFERCGESFDTVISANPSTYVGSSEALKNARSAAEDFAKAVFDRIEFIRLN from the coding sequence ATGGCTAATGATGACAAGCAGGTCCTGAAAGTCGCGCAGCGCTCAGAAAAGATGCTAATGAGCCTGACAGAGCAAATTCAGGCACAAAAAGAAGAGTTACAGGAAAATTCCTTTTATCAGGTCTATGCCAAAGCCGCACTGGCAAAACTGCCTAAACTGACGCGGGCCAGCGTGGATTATGCCGTTAACGAAATGGAAGAAAATGGCTATCCTTTCGACAAACGCGCGGCAGGCAGCTCCACCAAGTACGCGATGTCGATTCAAAACATTATCGATATCTATCATCATCGCGGTGTACCTAAATATCGTGATCGTCATCCGGAAGCCTTTACCATTTTTGTTGGCAATCTTAAAGGCGGCGTTTCTAAAACGGTCTCGACTGTTTCTCTGGCGCATGCCCTGCGCGCGCATCCCCATCTGCTGTTTGAAGATTTACGCATACTGGTCATTGACCTCGACCCGCAATCTTCCGCCACCATGTTCCTGAATCATGAGCGTTCTGTCGGACTGGTGGAGGCGACGGCGGCGCAGGCAATGCTGCAGAATGTCAGCCGCGATGAGCTGAAGAATGAGTTTATTGTCCCCTCCATTATCCCCGGCGTGGATGTGCTGCCAGCATCCATTGACGACGCCTTTATCGCCTCCCGCTGGGAAGAGCTGTGCGCCGAGCATCTGCCGCAGCAAAACGTTCATGCTGTCCTGTATGAAAACGTCGTGGCCAAACTGAAAAAAGATTATGACTTCATCTTTATCGACAGCGGCCCGCACCTTGATGCCTTCCTGAAGAATGCCATTGCGGCATCAGATTTGCTGATGACGCCAGTGCCGCCGGCACAGGTGGATTTTCACTCCACGCTGAAATATCTGACGCGTCTGCCGGAGCTGATCGGCATCATTGAGGAGTCCGGCGCAACCTGCCGTCTGCAGGGCAATATTGGCTTTATGTCGAAACTCTCCAATAAAGCTGACCATAAAATGTGCCACAGCCTGGCGAAAGAGATTTTCGGCGGCGATATGCTGGATGCGGCACTGCCGCGTCTGGATGGATTTGAGCGCTGCGGCGAATCCTTCGATACCGTCATTTCTGCTAATCCCTCTACCTATGTTGGCAGCAGCGAGGCATTAAAAAATGCGCGTTCGGCGGCAGAGGATTTTGCCAAAGCCGTATTTGATCGTATTGAATTTATCCGCCTGAACTGA
- a CDS encoding ParB family protein has protein sequence MSAKRITIGRTFSQTPLQNETRAEGHTQTFILTTGKRALFTLEHIAAREVEEKTYVVMETNGRDQAGLTPESLRDIIRTIKLQQFFPAIGVKRGDRIEILDGSRRRAAALHCKTGLDVLVTDAAISAEEARRLAQDIQTAREHNLREVGMRLMALKDSGLSQKEIAQTQGLSQAKVTRALQAASVPSELVTLFPNHSELTYPDYKTLLQACEKLQETGQSVDALIETISMDVDSVCAREGLAEDEVKNGILRLVRNGSQTLIQSPAKDKVVSVPLWNFADKDRFARKKTRGRMFSYEFNRQSKELQEELDRVISETLNKYLNQ, from the coding sequence ATGAGCGCAAAAAGAATTACCATTGGCCGGACCTTCAGCCAGACACCTCTGCAAAATGAGACCCGCGCTGAAGGTCATACCCAGACCTTTATTCTGACGACGGGCAAACGCGCCCTGTTCACGCTTGAGCACATCGCCGCACGTGAAGTAGAAGAAAAAACTTACGTGGTGATGGAAACCAATGGTCGAGATCAGGCTGGCCTGACGCCAGAGTCGCTGCGCGATATTATTCGCACCATTAAACTCCAGCAATTCTTTCCGGCGATTGGCGTAAAACGCGGCGACCGCATCGAGATTCTGGATGGTTCACGCCGCCGGGCCGCAGCGCTGCACTGTAAAACCGGGCTGGATGTGCTGGTCACGGATGCCGCTATTTCAGCCGAAGAGGCGCGCCGACTGGCGCAGGACATCCAGACCGCGCGCGAACACAATCTGCGTGAGGTGGGAATGCGCCTGATGGCGCTGAAAGACAGCGGGCTGTCGCAAAAGGAGATCGCACAAACGCAGGGGCTTTCGCAGGCAAAAGTCACCCGTGCACTGCAGGCAGCCAGCGTGCCCTCAGAGCTGGTAACCCTGTTCCCGAATCATTCTGAACTGACCTACCCGGACTATAAAACACTGCTGCAGGCCTGTGAAAAGCTGCAGGAGACCGGGCAAAGCGTTGATGCGTTGATTGAAACCATTAGCATGGATGTTGACAGCGTCTGCGCGCGTGAAGGACTGGCTGAAGACGAAGTGAAGAACGGCATTTTACGTCTGGTGCGTAACGGCAGTCAGACGTTAATTCAGTCACCTGCCAAAGATAAAGTTGTCTCCGTCCCATTATGGAACTTTGCGGATAAAGACCGTTTTGCCCGCAAAAAAACGCGTGGCCGGATGTTCAGCTATGAGTTCAATCGTCAGTCCAAAGAGCTACAGGAGGAACTCGACAGAGTGATTTCTGAAACGCTTAATAAATATCTCAATCAGTAA
- a CDS encoding aliphatic sulfonate ABC transporter substrate-binding protein, with the protein MTSADMASPDTLRLVDPASRAFQSLLDKFAPADVTVLIAGETGTGKEVVARYLHQHSGRRHGPFLAVNCGALTENLAEAELFGHEKGAFTGATHAHPGWFEAAQGGTLLLDEIGELSLSLQVKLLRVLQEREVTRVGSRKAIKVDVRVIAATHVDLKQAIRLQRFREDLFYRLNVAVVNLPPLRQRREDIPLLAQHFLTVYARRLARPARRLSADALAALHHYSWPGNIRELENTLHNAVLLSREETLNAGHLRLADLHPAPLEEVSDTTLETFLHQQLMAQPQQIFDRVIRSLISSALMITDNNQTQAAALLGISRHTLRTQLAHSGAIKGRRKHEGARRGSRAALPQPERELRIGYQKFGNLGVLKARQTLEQSLTRHGVSVLWSEFPAGPQLLHALQHDEIDFGTTGEVPPIFTQASGNALTYIAWEPPAPASVGVVVRVDSGITTLRDLRGKRIAVNKGSNVHWLLLQLLEEAAIPADEVKIIYAPPKYPLTASDYLSVDAWMMWDPLLSAAENHPELRIVASGEGRVDNHQFYLARRDYIRQHSDILPLLAEQLQETGIFIDSHRRQAAQLLAQEMGIDPQAVLRALMRRSHQPRVMTIDIIRAQQAIADRFYALGILSRPVRIRDAVWQPADKAVLIPS; encoded by the coding sequence ATGACCTCAGCGGATATGGCTTCTCCTGACACGCTGCGGCTGGTGGACCCCGCCTCCCGCGCCTTTCAGTCCCTGCTGGATAAATTCGCCCCTGCCGATGTAACCGTGCTGATCGCTGGCGAAACCGGCACGGGCAAAGAGGTCGTGGCACGCTATCTTCACCAGCACAGTGGCCGGCGTCATGGTCCATTTCTTGCGGTCAACTGTGGTGCCCTGACAGAGAACCTGGCAGAAGCCGAGTTGTTCGGACATGAAAAAGGCGCTTTTACCGGCGCTACCCATGCGCATCCGGGCTGGTTTGAAGCGGCGCAGGGCGGCACCTTACTACTGGATGAGATTGGTGAGCTAAGCCTGTCACTGCAGGTCAAACTGCTGCGCGTATTACAGGAGCGGGAAGTGACGCGGGTAGGATCGCGTAAAGCCATAAAAGTGGATGTGCGGGTGATTGCTGCAACGCATGTTGATTTGAAACAGGCCATTCGCCTGCAGCGCTTTCGTGAAGACCTTTTTTATCGTCTGAATGTCGCCGTGGTCAATCTGCCGCCGCTCCGTCAGCGCCGTGAAGATATTCCGCTGCTGGCGCAGCACTTTCTGACGGTATATGCCCGACGCCTTGCGCGTCCGGCGCGGCGTCTTTCTGCGGATGCCCTGGCGGCTCTGCATCACTACAGCTGGCCTGGCAATATCCGCGAACTTGAAAATACGCTGCACAATGCAGTTCTGCTCAGTCGTGAGGAGACGCTGAACGCCGGACATTTGCGCCTCGCGGATTTGCACCCTGCGCCTCTGGAAGAAGTATCCGACACCACGCTGGAAACCTTCCTGCATCAGCAACTGATGGCGCAACCTCAGCAGATATTTGATCGTGTCATACGCTCGCTGATCAGCAGCGCGCTGATGATTACGGATAATAACCAGACGCAGGCGGCCGCCTTATTAGGTATCAGCCGTCATACGCTGCGTACGCAGCTGGCGCACAGCGGGGCCATTAAAGGGCGGCGCAAGCATGAGGGAGCGAGGCGGGGAAGCCGCGCCGCGCTGCCGCAGCCTGAACGGGAGTTACGTATTGGCTACCAGAAATTTGGCAACCTCGGCGTACTGAAAGCGCGTCAGACGCTGGAACAGAGCCTGACACGCCACGGCGTCAGCGTGCTATGGAGCGAATTCCCTGCCGGCCCGCAACTGCTGCATGCGTTACAGCATGATGAGATCGATTTCGGTACCACCGGCGAAGTTCCGCCGATCTTTACTCAGGCTAGCGGCAATGCACTGACGTATATCGCGTGGGAGCCACCAGCGCCTGCCAGCGTCGGCGTGGTCGTCAGAGTCGATAGCGGCATCACAACCCTGCGCGATTTACGCGGTAAACGTATTGCGGTGAACAAAGGTTCAAATGTGCACTGGTTACTACTCCAGTTGCTTGAAGAAGCAGCCATCCCTGCGGATGAGGTCAAAATAATTTACGCACCGCCAAAATACCCGCTCACCGCCAGTGATTACCTGTCCGTTGATGCGTGGATGATGTGGGATCCGCTCCTCAGCGCAGCGGAAAATCATCCTGAACTGCGGATTGTCGCGAGCGGTGAAGGGCGGGTAGATAACCACCAGTTTTATCTGGCGCGACGTGATTACATCCGGCAGCACAGCGACATTCTGCCGTTGCTGGCAGAACAGCTGCAGGAAACCGGCATCTTTATAGACAGTCACCGCCGTCAGGCTGCCCAGCTGCTGGCACAGGAGATGGGGATAGATCCGCAGGCAGTATTACGTGCTCTGATGCGCCGTAGCCATCAACCGCGCGTAATGACCATCGATATCATCAGAGCGCAGCAGGCAATCGCTGACCGCTTTTATGCGCTGGGCATACTCAGCAGACCGGTGCGCATTCGCGATGCTGTGTGGCAACCGGCGGATAAGGCGGTGCTTATTCCCTCTTAA
- the ssuD gene encoding FMNH2-dependent alkanesulfonate monooxygenase produces MRDELNGHIEVFWFLPTHGDGRYLGTTAGGRAVDLPYLQQVALAADNAGFSGVLIPTGKSCEDAWLVAAALVPLTRRLRYLVAVRPGLQPPTLAARMATTLDRLSAGRLLINVVTGGDPVENKGDGIFLDHQQRYAVTREFLDVYRRLMRGEKVDYQGEHIHVEGAEVLFPPVQENGPPLYFGGSSDAAIEVAAGQVDTYLTWGEPPAQVAEKLAEVRARAAAKGRELEYGIRLHVIVRETEEEARAAAEKLIAHLDDDTIAQAQQIFARMDSTGQARMRALHNGSRQDLYIAPNLWAGVGLVRGGAGTALVGSAEQVAARISEYQALGITRFILSGYPHLEEAHRVAELLLPLLPLAQGQPPRAHTLNTGPFGETIGGDMRPSRPARAS; encoded by the coding sequence ATGCGCGATGAACTGAACGGACATATTGAGGTGTTCTGGTTTCTGCCTACACACGGTGACGGACGCTATCTGGGCACCACGGCAGGCGGGCGGGCGGTTGATCTGCCTTATCTGCAACAGGTGGCCCTGGCTGCGGATAACGCCGGCTTCAGCGGTGTGCTGATCCCAACCGGAAAAAGCTGTGAAGATGCCTGGCTGGTGGCGGCGGCGCTGGTGCCTTTAACCCGGCGGCTGCGTTATCTGGTTGCAGTACGTCCGGGATTGCAACCGCCAACGCTGGCTGCGCGCATGGCCACCACGCTTGACCGGCTTTCAGCAGGGCGTTTACTGATTAACGTTGTCACCGGGGGCGATCCGGTAGAGAACAAAGGTGACGGCATTTTCCTCGACCATCAGCAGCGTTACGCAGTCACCCGGGAGTTTCTCGATGTTTACCGCCGGCTAATGCGCGGCGAGAAAGTTGACTATCAGGGCGAGCATATTCACGTTGAGGGAGCGGAAGTGTTGTTCCCACCGGTGCAGGAGAACGGCCCGCCGCTCTATTTTGGTGGCTCATCCGATGCGGCGATAGAGGTGGCCGCCGGGCAAGTTGATACCTACCTGACCTGGGGTGAACCACCGGCTCAGGTGGCGGAAAAGCTGGCAGAGGTTCGCGCCCGTGCCGCGGCAAAAGGGCGCGAGCTGGAATACGGCATCCGTTTGCACGTCATCGTGCGGGAAACCGAAGAAGAAGCCCGCGCGGCGGCTGAAAAGCTGATTGCTCATCTGGATGATGACACTATCGCTCAGGCACAGCAGATTTTTGCGCGCATGGATTCCACCGGGCAGGCGCGCATGCGTGCACTGCACAACGGTTCACGACAGGACCTCTATATCGCGCCCAATCTGTGGGCCGGCGTCGGACTGGTTCGCGGGGGCGCTGGCACGGCGCTGGTCGGCAGTGCAGAGCAGGTAGCGGCCCGTATTAGCGAATATCAGGCGCTGGGCATTACCCGGTTTATTCTGTCCGGCTATCCGCATCTGGAGGAGGCGCACCGGGTGGCGGAACTGCTGCTGCCGCTGTTGCCGCTGGCACAGGGGCAGCCGCCGCGTGCCCACACCCTGAATACCGGGCCATTCGGTGAAACCATTGGCGGGGATATGCGACCTTCGCGCCCTGCACGCGCCAGCTGA
- a CDS encoding FAD/NAD(P)-binding protein: MTAARILIAGGGFSGTAVAIELARMSSVPLEITVVEPREMPGGGVAYSTAEPSHRINVSADRMQLSGDEPGAFDRWYRQQPESVLDPAAHCADGSVYPQRGQFGRYLAQQFAAASRFPQVKLQHRRARALSWEGQQLLLSDGDVLRGDVLVLAISHPPPSLPALLQPFSGHPALIANPWQPGVLDTLDPQARVGIIGTGLSMADVVAALERRQHRGPLLAFSRRGQRSRANLSGEWPAWTLAPCPAARARAWLRHTRAEIARAAAQGIPWQRVLDAVRAQGQQIWQALPLAEQQRFARHLRSWWDVHRYRVAPQVASAIAHRLAQGTLQVLAARMTDITSCGDQLALTLRLRSGAVQTQLLDHMVVTSGPAHDTLLTREPLLSSLAQQGLIQGDALGFGIAVDAQSRALNHQGQASGHLLVAGPAARGRFGELMGLPQVADHAAAVARQILHTLNAAYDGRCRR; this comes from the coding sequence ATGACAGCAGCACGAATACTGATTGCCGGCGGCGGCTTTAGCGGCACCGCGGTGGCGATTGAACTCGCGCGTATGTCGTCTGTGCCGTTAGAGATTACGGTAGTTGAACCGCGCGAGATGCCGGGCGGCGGTGTCGCTTACTCCACTGCAGAACCGTCGCATCGCATTAATGTGTCCGCTGACCGCATGCAGTTATCCGGCGACGAACCGGGCGCGTTTGATCGCTGGTACCGGCAGCAACCTGAAAGCGTACTGGACCCGGCAGCACACTGTGCCGATGGCAGTGTTTATCCACAGCGCGGGCAGTTCGGCCGCTATCTGGCACAGCAGTTTGCGGCGGCCAGTCGCTTCCCACAGGTAAAACTGCAGCACCGGCGCGCCCGGGCGCTGAGCTGGGAGGGGCAGCAGCTGTTGCTGAGTGATGGCGACGTGCTGCGCGGAGACGTTCTGGTGCTGGCCATCAGCCATCCGCCGCCGTCACTGCCCGCGTTGCTGCAGCCGTTCTCCGGCCATCCGGCGTTAATCGCTAACCCGTGGCAGCCAGGGGTACTGGATACGCTGGACCCGCAGGCGCGGGTCGGCATTATCGGTACCGGGCTGAGCATGGCAGACGTGGTGGCCGCACTGGAAAGGCGTCAGCATCGCGGTCCGCTGCTGGCATTTTCCCGCCGTGGCCAGCGCTCCCGCGCCAATCTGAGCGGTGAATGGCCGGCGTGGACGCTGGCACCGTGCCCCGCGGCCCGCGCCCGTGCCTGGCTCAGGCATACGCGCGCTGAGATTGCCCGCGCGGCTGCGCAGGGCATTCCATGGCAACGGGTGCTGGACGCCGTGCGGGCGCAGGGTCAGCAAATCTGGCAGGCGCTGCCCCTGGCCGAACAGCAACGCTTTGCGCGCCATCTGCGCAGCTGGTGGGATGTGCATCGTTATCGCGTTGCGCCACAGGTTGCCTCTGCGATCGCGCATCGCCTGGCGCAGGGTACACTGCAGGTGCTGGCTGCGCGCATGACAGACATCACGTCCTGCGGTGATCAGCTGGCGCTGACGCTGCGGCTGCGATCGGGTGCGGTACAAACGCAGCTGCTGGACCATATGGTGGTTACCTCCGGGCCGGCGCATGACACGCTGCTGACCCGGGAGCCGCTGCTGTCATCGCTGGCTCAGCAGGGGCTGATCCAGGGTGATGCACTCGGCTTCGGTATTGCGGTCGATGCACAGTCACGCGCGCTCAATCATCAGGGCCAGGCCAGCGGTCACCTGCTGGTGGCGGGACCGGCGGCGCGCGGGCGTTTTGGCGAACTCATGGGTTTACCTCAGGTGGCCGATCACGCTGCTGCCGTCGCACGACAAATTCTGCATACGCTCAATGCCGCCTATGACGGGCGATGTCGCCGTTAA
- a CDS encoding LLM class flavin-dependent oxidoreductase, with product MPSQREIRLNAFDMNCVGHQSPGLWAHPRDRSWQYKDLDYWVDLARLLERGKFDGLFIADVLGIYDVFNGNGDAALRQATQVPVNDPLALITPMALVTEHLGFGLTASLSFEHPYPFARRLSTLDHLTKGRIGWNIVTSYLESGARNIGQQTQTDHDSRYDYADEYLQVIYKLLEGSWEQDAVLRDRARRIFSDPTKIHPVNHQGTFFNVPGIHLCEPSPQRTPVLYQAGASSRGKQFAAEHAECVFVAAPSKVLLKRVVADIRQRAEAAGRDPRSILIFNLQTVIVDATDNAAQAKWREYKNWVSYEGALALVSGWTGIDFGQYQPEQVLKYLHTNAIQSAVETFSTADPERQWTVQALAEWVGIGGFGPLLVGSAQTVADELQSWVEETDVDGFNLAYALTHETFEDVVTHLIPELQKRGVYKQDYAAGTLREKLFGGGAQLQAPHPGAGYRIRSSRHAAATTPR from the coding sequence ATGCCATCGCAACGTGAAATACGCCTGAATGCATTTGATATGAATTGTGTCGGACACCAGTCGCCGGGTTTGTGGGCGCACCCGCGTGACCGATCCTGGCAGTACAAGGATCTCGATTACTGGGTCGACTTAGCCCGGCTGCTGGAACGGGGTAAGTTTGACGGACTGTTTATTGCCGATGTGCTCGGCATTTATGACGTGTTCAACGGCAATGGCGATGCCGCCCTGCGTCAGGCCACACAGGTGCCGGTAAACGATCCGCTGGCTTTAATTACGCCCATGGCGCTGGTGACAGAACATTTAGGATTCGGGCTGACGGCTTCCCTCTCTTTTGAGCATCCGTATCCCTTTGCACGCCGCCTCTCCACGCTCGATCATCTGACCAAAGGGCGGATCGGCTGGAACATTGTGACCTCCTACCTTGAGAGTGGCGCGCGCAACATCGGGCAGCAAACGCAGACCGATCACGACAGCCGCTACGACTATGCCGACGAATATCTGCAGGTGATCTATAAGCTGCTGGAAGGCAGCTGGGAGCAGGATGCCGTGCTGCGCGATCGCGCGCGTCGCATCTTCAGCGACCCGACAAAAATTCATCCTGTTAATCACCAGGGAACCTTCTTTAACGTTCCCGGAATCCATCTGTGTGAACCTTCACCGCAGCGGACGCCGGTGCTGTATCAGGCCGGCGCCTCCAGCCGGGGTAAACAGTTTGCCGCCGAACATGCCGAGTGCGTGTTTGTCGCGGCACCGTCAAAAGTCCTGCTGAAGCGCGTGGTGGCAGACATTCGCCAGCGGGCGGAAGCCGCCGGACGCGATCCGCGCAGCATCCTGATTTTTAATCTGCAAACGGTGATTGTCGACGCGACCGATAACGCCGCTCAGGCCAAATGGCGGGAGTATAAAAACTGGGTCAGCTATGAAGGCGCGCTGGCGCTGGTCTCTGGCTGGACCGGTATTGATTTTGGCCAGTATCAGCCGGAGCAGGTGCTGAAGTATCTGCACACCAATGCCATCCAGTCAGCGGTGGAAACCTTTTCAACCGCTGATCCTGAGCGGCAGTGGACAGTGCAGGCGCTGGCGGAGTGGGTGGGCATCGGCGGCTTTGGACCGCTGCTGGTGGGCAGTGCGCAAACCGTCGCAGATGAGCTGCAAAGCTGGGTAGAAGAGACCGATGTCGACGGCTTTAATCTTGCCTATGCCCTGACGCATGAAACCTTTGAAGATGTGGTGACGCATCTGATTCCGGAACTGCAAAAGCGCGGCGTCTATAAACAGGATTATGCGGCCGGTACGCTGCGGGAAAAACTGTTTGGCGGCGGCGCGCAGCTGCAGGCACCGCATCCCGGCGCAGGCTATCGTATCCGCAGCAGCCGTCACGCGGCGGCCACCACGCCGCGCTAA
- a CDS encoding MFS transporter, translated as MSALPLENTLPVSEPVRSVGDVARLINTRSSRNNHARMIVLLALGGVFLDAYDLTTLSWGIDDVVREFQLTPFITGLVTSSIMVGTIVGNLIGGWLTDKYGRYSVFMADMLFFVVSAIAAGLAPNVWVLIGARFLMGIGVGIDLPVAMSYLAEFSRFAGKGNKAARLAAWCPMWYAASTLCFLLIFALYFLLPATHTDWLWRASLLFGAVPALLIIAVRSKFMNESPLWAANQGDLASAVRILRDSYGIHAHEAPPDASATAAPAVSFRVLFRKPWRERTLVAGVMNVCISFEYTAIAFFLPSILAQFLGAGVFETIAASLGLNALFAFTGGLLGMRLAWKYPSRHVAIAGFALQFFALIALALTGHPQALAGIVFAVLMLGLWLFAEGFGPGAQLMVYPALSYPTSIRATGVGFSRALSGIGSALALFILPMLQAALGTNMFWVVSLAALIPIFFLLAVRHEPTRHDIDDQE; from the coding sequence ATGAGTGCTCTTCCTTTAGAAAACACCCTGCCGGTCTCGGAACCGGTGCGCTCGGTCGGTGATGTGGCAAGGCTGATCAACACCCGCAGCAGCAGAAACAATCATGCCCGTATGATTGTGTTGCTTGCGCTGGGCGGCGTATTTCTTGATGCATATGACCTGACAACCCTGTCCTGGGGCATTGACGATGTGGTGCGTGAATTCCAGCTTACGCCGTTTATTACCGGGCTGGTAACGTCGTCAATCATGGTGGGGACCATTGTCGGCAACCTGATCGGCGGCTGGCTTACGGATAAATATGGCCGCTACTCGGTCTTTATGGCCGACATGCTGTTCTTTGTGGTTTCGGCCATCGCTGCGGGCCTGGCACCCAATGTCTGGGTATTGATTGGCGCACGTTTTTTGATGGGAATCGGCGTGGGGATCGATTTACCGGTTGCCATGTCTTATCTGGCAGAATTTTCCCGGTTTGCCGGCAAAGGTAACAAAGCCGCGCGGCTGGCGGCGTGGTGCCCGATGTGGTACGCCGCCTCCACGCTCTGCTTCCTGCTGATCTTTGCGCTTTACTTCCTGTTACCTGCAACGCACACCGACTGGCTGTGGCGCGCGTCACTGCTGTTCGGGGCAGTGCCTGCGCTGCTGATCATCGCCGTGCGCAGTAAGTTTATGAACGAATCTCCGCTCTGGGCCGCCAATCAGGGCGATCTCGCTTCCGCGGTGCGGATTCTGCGCGACTCATATGGCATCCATGCGCACGAAGCACCGCCTGACGCCTCTGCCACCGCTGCACCCGCCGTCAGCTTTCGCGTCCTGTTCCGGAAACCGTGGCGCGAACGTACGCTGGTGGCTGGCGTAATGAATGTCTGCATCTCTTTTGAATACACCGCCATCGCCTTTTTTCTGCCCTCTATTCTGGCGCAGTTCCTCGGTGCCGGCGTATTTGAAACCATCGCGGCCTCGCTTGGTCTGAATGCGCTGTTTGCCTTTACCGGCGGGTTATTAGGCATGCGGCTGGCGTGGAAATATCCTTCGCGTCACGTGGCGATTGCCGGTTTTGCGCTGCAGTTCTTTGCGCTGATTGCGCTGGCCCTGACGGGGCATCCGCAGGCGCTGGCAGGCATTGTGTTTGCCGTGCTGATGCTGGGTCTGTGGTTATTCGCTGAAGGATTCGGACCCGGCGCGCAGCTGATGGTGTATCCGGCGCTCTCTTATCCCACTTCCATTCGCGCCACCGGCGTGGGCTTCAGTCGCGCACTTTCCGGCATCGGCAGCGCGCTGGCGTTGTTCATCCTGCCGATGCTTCAGGCCGCGCTGGGAACCAACATGTTCTGGGTAGTGTCACTGGCTGCCCTGATTCCCATTTTCTTTCTGCTGGCGGTGCGCCATGAACCGACGCGCCACGACATTGACGATCAGGAGTAA